From Luteolibacter arcticus, one genomic window encodes:
- a CDS encoding anti-sigma factor, with translation MTEDSRFERFEELDAGRALGDLDSAELAEWTALAEELGLGPDHGLDGFAAELEVALGGSAEDLPADVAARLKAALPGAGKIVPFGIPAPPPRKVTFLPWLGWGAAACLLGLLLLRDPATGPVPADRRDALVKEAADLRRIKFAGTGGSYATVAGEVLWSDARQEGYMVLSNLPANDPAKKQYQLWIVDPARDEIPVDGGVFDIPAGAGSVVIPVDAKLAVKNPAAFVITLEQPGGVVRSKQEVVAAVAKS, from the coding sequence ATGACAGAGGACTCCCGCTTCGAACGCTTTGAAGAGCTGGATGCAGGCCGCGCCCTCGGCGACCTGGACAGCGCCGAACTCGCGGAGTGGACGGCGCTGGCGGAAGAACTCGGCCTCGGCCCCGATCATGGGCTGGACGGATTTGCCGCCGAGCTGGAAGTCGCGCTTGGTGGATCGGCGGAAGATTTGCCGGCCGACGTGGCCGCCCGGCTGAAGGCTGCCCTTCCGGGTGCCGGGAAGATCGTTCCTTTCGGCATTCCCGCGCCGCCGCCGCGGAAGGTCACTTTCCTGCCGTGGTTGGGGTGGGGGGCCGCTGCGTGCCTGCTCGGTCTGCTCCTCCTGCGCGACCCCGCCACCGGTCCCGTGCCGGCGGATCGGCGGGACGCGCTGGTAAAGGAAGCTGCCGACCTCCGCCGCATCAAATTCGCGGGAACGGGCGGATCGTATGCCACGGTCGCCGGCGAGGTGCTCTGGAGCGATGCCCGGCAGGAGGGCTACATGGTCCTTTCCAACCTCCCTGCGAACGACCCGGCTAAGAAGCAGTACCAGCTCTGGATCGTGGATCCGGCGCGCGACGAGATTCCGGTGGATGGAGGAGTGTTCGACATTCCGGCCGGCGCGGGATCCGTCGTAATCCCGGTGGATGCCAAGCTGGCCGTGAAGAACCCCGCCGCCTTCGTGATCACGCTGGAACAGCCGGGCGGCGTGGTGCGCTCCAAGCAGGAAGTCGTGGCCGCGGTGGCCAAGTCCTGA
- a CDS encoding sensor histidine kinase produces the protein MRLPSGDAAGGQGAGGGNSSSLHASTSRFHACPDRLVRMMERSMWEQSSMPGAIRNPARRVAAGCLLAGWIVCLPAGAAILWQRPQETLVRDNGQGEDILHDAISPRDDSASGTLYFRFTADPQSDVLEEAATRQSYLAGLVLYQDGVEKLGIGNASHAWGFGAFSPPFRFPRSQPGELTFNTGQPETIAPNTYEGPRRGVRKTIIVKVDFVPNGEDLVTVWLDPDLSPGATESSQPEKIVTRFKTDASFDQLRLVHRGTGLGWTFKEIAIANSFEDFVPIPFWRRGWVIALAGLATAGLVIGGVVTLERRRARRQMQVMERQQAVTAERVRIAQDLHDDLGAKVTEIVLLGELAKGGGTEMDSDKTQIRSILDGLRQLHASLDEAVWSINPRNDSLADLVDFISDFAQRFLQHAAVDFHLEVAGDLPPLVLSATQRHNLTLAVKEALNNAVRHAAATTIWLRFAVGDGRLSITVADNGRGMKEAPEKAGDGLQNMRSRLQSIGGSTEITSTLGGGTTVTFWLPLAS, from the coding sequence ATGCGCTTGCCTAGCGGCGATGCCGCGGGTGGGCAAGGAGCGGGTGGCGGCAATTCCTCGTCACTCCACGCCTCGACTTCGCGATTTCACGCTTGCCCCGATCGCTTGGTCCGGATGATGGAGAGGTCGATGTGGGAGCAATCGTCCATGCCGGGCGCCATCCGGAATCCAGCAAGGCGGGTCGCGGCGGGTTGTCTGCTCGCGGGCTGGATCGTTTGCTTGCCGGCGGGCGCGGCGATCCTTTGGCAACGGCCACAGGAGACGCTGGTAAGGGACAATGGGCAGGGAGAAGACATCCTCCACGACGCGATTTCGCCACGCGACGATTCCGCCAGTGGGACGCTTTATTTCAGATTCACGGCGGACCCGCAGTCGGACGTGTTGGAAGAAGCCGCGACCCGCCAATCCTATTTGGCTGGCCTGGTGCTCTACCAGGACGGGGTCGAAAAACTCGGAATTGGGAATGCATCGCACGCCTGGGGCTTCGGCGCCTTCAGCCCGCCGTTCCGATTCCCTCGCAGCCAGCCCGGCGAACTTACCTTCAATACAGGCCAACCGGAGACGATTGCGCCCAATACCTATGAGGGACCGAGGCGCGGCGTCCGGAAAACCATCATCGTCAAAGTCGACTTCGTGCCCAACGGAGAAGACCTGGTCACCGTCTGGCTCGACCCGGACCTTTCCCCCGGTGCCACCGAGTCGTCCCAGCCCGAAAAGATCGTAACCCGATTCAAGACGGACGCCTCCTTCGACCAGCTCCGTCTGGTCCATCGCGGAACTGGCTTGGGCTGGACGTTCAAGGAGATCGCCATCGCGAACTCCTTCGAGGATTTCGTGCCGATTCCATTCTGGCGACGCGGATGGGTGATCGCACTGGCCGGGCTGGCGACGGCAGGCCTCGTCATCGGCGGGGTGGTCACACTGGAGCGGCGGCGGGCGCGGCGGCAAATGCAGGTCATGGAGCGCCAACAGGCCGTGACTGCGGAGCGGGTCCGGATCGCCCAGGATCTCCACGACGACCTGGGCGCGAAGGTCACCGAGATCGTGCTGCTCGGCGAACTGGCAAAGGGAGGCGGCACTGAAATGGACAGCGACAAGACCCAGATACGCTCGATCCTCGATGGGCTCCGGCAGCTTCATGCCAGTCTCGACGAGGCGGTTTGGTCGATCAATCCGCGGAACGATTCGCTGGCAGATCTGGTGGATTTCATCAGCGACTTCGCCCAGCGGTTCCTCCAGCACGCCGCGGTGGACTTTCATCTGGAGGTCGCCGGCGATTTGCCGCCGCTCGTCTTGTCGGCGACCCAGCGCCACAACCTCACGCTTGCCGTGAAGGAGGCGCTCAACAACGCCGTGCGCCACGCCGCGGCTACCACGATCTGGCTGCGCTTTGCCGTCGGGGACGGCCGTTTGAGCATCACCGTCGCCGACAATGGCCGCGGGATGAAAGAAGCACCGGAGAAGGCGGGCGACGGGCTTCAAAACATGCGCTCGAGGCTCCAGTCCATCGGCGGCAGCACCGAAATCACCAGCACGCTCGGGGGCGGCACTACAGTGACCTTCTGGCTGCCGCTCGCGTCATGA
- a CDS encoding fasciclin domain-containing protein translates to MKKLIASVFALFALGSVAFGAEKKDIVDTAVGAGSFKTLVAAVKAAGLVETLKGTGPFTVFAPTDEAFAKLPAGTVEELLKSENKAKLADILTYHVVSGNVPSKDAVKLDKATAVNKKDIKLAVKGETLMLNDSAKVTKADIECTNGVIHVIDTVIMAPAK, encoded by the coding sequence ATGAAAAAATTGATCGCATCCGTCTTCGCCCTCTTCGCCCTCGGCTCGGTCGCGTTCGGCGCGGAGAAGAAGGACATCGTCGATACCGCCGTTGGCGCGGGCAGCTTCAAGACCTTGGTCGCCGCCGTGAAGGCAGCCGGACTGGTGGAAACCCTGAAGGGCACCGGACCCTTCACCGTCTTCGCGCCGACCGACGAGGCCTTCGCCAAGCTGCCGGCCGGCACGGTGGAAGAGCTCCTGAAGTCGGAGAACAAGGCCAAGCTCGCGGACATCCTGACCTATCATGTCGTCAGCGGAAATGTCCCGTCCAAGGATGCCGTGAAGCTCGACAAGGCCACGGCTGTTAACAAGAAGGACATCAAGCTGGCGGTGAAAGGCGAGACCCTCATGCTCAATGACAGCGCCAAGGTGACCAAGGCGGACATCGAGTGCACGAACGGCGTGATTCACGTCATCGACACCGTGATCATGGCACCAGCCAAGTAA
- a CDS encoding tetratricopeptide repeat protein has product MLFLAALLMLVCFLAWPAMTSEPLVDDYSTLQHVAKFKDWTDAFKPDAFQYLRPFKNLAFYLFHLHGIPSIEAWHMVPLGAYLIATVAVFALLRRISCSRIAACLGTAAWALSPTNTSTVVWMSCLHISLAVIFVALFLIAYDRSRESGRWISFGLSLILLFLALASYETAIFAVALVVALDWIRKRPLFKKESLIRYACLGGVTLAFLLLRQQGGSTLNSRTINLGFAPDMPAWQFTVAAPWFLWRHFSMWFAPFGRIEFCSTFVWGKSATPLDLAGGWIFLALLVAAVFLTARRLPLFAFGLVWFLLASFPTSNLIPLGTGPIEDYYIVLPGVGLAVCIAGLAEAILQHRKATDTEPRKLRPSPALLGAASLLCLLKLAGVPWFHHQAGLWRDPLLLYLQGKDTRTGQYLCKTFAANICFSRGQFAEAKELAADARRDAPWFHSASMTLAEVAVKEGDYAGALQITGEAIEKIPPGSRQLNRALVIQGKSHFYAGHLDRARESILTILSNSTAPMHFEATWLLAAIYQKQGNPEKAGQTLAKSLALHPDAKAIIDAALESLRAGQPISLEES; this is encoded by the coding sequence GTGCTGTTTCTCGCGGCGCTGCTGATGCTGGTCTGCTTCCTGGCATGGCCCGCCATGACCTCCGAGCCGCTGGTGGACGACTACAGCACGCTCCAGCACGTCGCCAAGTTCAAGGACTGGACCGATGCGTTCAAACCCGACGCCTTCCAGTATCTACGGCCCTTCAAGAACCTCGCCTTCTATCTCTTCCACCTTCACGGGATCCCCTCGATCGAGGCATGGCACATGGTGCCGCTCGGGGCCTACCTGATCGCCACCGTGGCGGTCTTCGCGCTGCTGCGGAGGATATCCTGTAGCCGGATCGCGGCGTGCCTCGGGACCGCCGCCTGGGCGCTGAGCCCCACAAATACCAGCACGGTCGTCTGGATGAGTTGCCTCCACATCAGCCTCGCGGTCATCTTCGTCGCCCTGTTCCTGATCGCCTACGACCGGTCGCGCGAAAGCGGCCGGTGGATCTCGTTCGGCCTTTCCTTGATTTTGCTGTTTCTCGCGCTCGCTTCTTACGAGACGGCGATCTTTGCGGTCGCGCTCGTGGTGGCACTCGACTGGATCCGGAAGCGGCCGCTCTTCAAAAAGGAGTCGCTGATCCGCTACGCCTGCTTGGGCGGGGTGACCCTCGCCTTCCTCCTGCTTCGCCAGCAGGGCGGCAGCACCCTGAACAGCCGCACCATCAACCTCGGCTTCGCGCCCGACATGCCCGCGTGGCAGTTCACCGTGGCCGCCCCGTGGTTCCTGTGGCGCCACTTCTCGATGTGGTTCGCGCCGTTCGGGCGCATCGAATTCTGCAGCACCTTTGTGTGGGGGAAATCCGCCACACCGCTGGATCTCGCCGGCGGATGGATCTTCCTCGCGCTGCTGGTGGCCGCGGTGTTCCTGACCGCGCGCAGGCTCCCTTTGTTTGCCTTCGGACTCGTCTGGTTCCTTCTGGCCAGCTTCCCGACCTCCAATCTGATCCCGCTGGGAACCGGGCCGATCGAGGACTACTACATCGTCCTCCCAGGCGTCGGACTGGCCGTCTGCATCGCGGGTCTGGCCGAGGCGATCCTCCAACACCGCAAGGCGACCGACACCGAGCCCCGGAAGCTCCGCCCCTCCCCTGCCCTCCTCGGCGCGGCCAGCCTCCTCTGCCTGCTCAAGCTCGCAGGCGTCCCGTGGTTCCACCACCAGGCGGGCCTCTGGCGCGACCCGCTGCTGCTCTACCTGCAAGGCAAGGACACCCGCACCGGCCAGTACCTGTGCAAGACTTTCGCCGCCAATATCTGCTTCTCCCGCGGCCAGTTTGCGGAGGCGAAGGAACTCGCTGCCGACGCCCGTCGCGACGCCCCGTGGTTCCACTCGGCGAGCATGACGCTGGCCGAGGTCGCGGTGAAGGAAGGCGACTATGCCGGGGCGCTTCAGATCACCGGCGAGGCCATTGAGAAGATCCCGCCGGGAAGCCGTCAGCTCAATCGCGCCCTCGTCATCCAAGGGAAGTCTCACTTCTATGCCGGTCACTTGGACCGGGCGCGGGAGAGCATCCTGACCATCCTCTCCAACTCGACCGCGCCCATGCACTTCGAGGCGACCTGGCTACTCGCCGCGATCTATCAGAAACAGGGCAACCCCGAGAAGGCCGGGCAGACGCTCGCCAAGTCGCTGGCCCTGCATCCGGATGCGAAGGCGATCATCGACGCGGCTCTCGAAAGCCTGCGTGCCGGCCAGCCGATTTCGCTGGAGGAGTCCTGA
- a CDS encoding FtsX-like permease family protein, with protein sequence MARRSFSLMLAWRYLNPRRAMLSAVTLISVTGVLLGVLVLVVVMSVMAGMEKEVKERFLGFTPHVRLEFAPFGGFREPLTEWRETAEEVKKVSGVESATAFIQDYALLDVDSRQRPASFRGIDTQNQSQVDGIAAMLDQEDHAGSSADMGLDNRIVISSIIANQFGITVGGKMSLYSARNFEQVKHVYEITSRPPVREEFAPVLAKVKELLAKPWEKRGEQLFLGSADVDAIYIPLYEEIYQKEVRDPEKEILERFLKVIDSAGTVDEGLLFEAGAQKQLTDILAELDTTNVEQMDAAILKGIKELVLPKEATVIGVYKASQMALTPDIFMPLPLAQELAGLKGAVQGISVRLQDPYQATPVSYELMRQLPEGWQALTWIDELGDFSRLLQQQRIMMYFALSFIILVSAFSMMAVMFTVTIQKRREIGVMKALGAAPGQIIRVFVHQGMILGFVGALLGTGLGLLVIEYRGNLQAVLRQFGYDPFAKAFLGFDVLPAHLVPMEILIVAVAAFVLCSVAAFVPAFFASRSDAAKSLRNL encoded by the coding sequence ATGGCCCGACGTTCCTTCAGCCTGATGCTTGCCTGGCGCTACCTCAATCCGCGCCGGGCGATGCTTTCCGCCGTCACGCTCATCTCGGTGACCGGTGTGCTGCTCGGCGTGCTGGTGCTGGTGGTGGTGATGTCGGTGATGGCCGGGATGGAAAAGGAGGTGAAGGAGCGATTCCTGGGTTTCACCCCGCACGTGCGGCTGGAGTTCGCGCCCTTCGGCGGCTTCCGCGAGCCGCTCACCGAGTGGCGGGAGACGGCTGAGGAAGTGAAGAAAGTCTCCGGTGTCGAGTCGGCCACCGCCTTCATCCAGGACTATGCCTTGCTCGACGTGGATTCGCGCCAGCGGCCGGCGTCCTTCCGGGGTATCGATACCCAGAACCAGTCCCAGGTGGACGGCATCGCCGCCATGCTTGACCAGGAAGACCACGCGGGAAGCAGCGCCGACATGGGCCTCGACAACCGCATCGTGATCTCGTCGATCATCGCCAACCAATTCGGGATCACCGTCGGTGGCAAGATGAGCCTCTATTCGGCGCGGAACTTCGAGCAGGTGAAGCACGTCTATGAGATCACCTCGCGCCCGCCGGTGCGGGAGGAATTCGCGCCCGTCCTCGCCAAGGTGAAGGAGCTGCTGGCCAAACCGTGGGAAAAGCGAGGCGAGCAGTTGTTCCTGGGCAGCGCCGATGTGGATGCGATCTACATCCCGCTCTACGAGGAGATTTATCAAAAGGAGGTGCGTGATCCGGAGAAGGAGATCCTCGAACGCTTCCTAAAGGTCATCGATAGCGCGGGGACGGTGGATGAGGGTCTTCTCTTCGAAGCGGGCGCTCAGAAACAACTGACGGACATCCTCGCCGAACTCGACACGACGAATGTCGAGCAGATGGATGCTGCCATTCTGAAAGGCATCAAGGAACTGGTGCTGCCGAAGGAGGCCACCGTCATCGGCGTTTACAAGGCGTCCCAGATGGCGCTCACGCCGGACATCTTCATGCCGCTGCCATTGGCGCAGGAACTGGCCGGCCTGAAGGGTGCCGTGCAAGGCATCTCGGTGCGGCTCCAAGATCCCTATCAGGCGACACCGGTTTCTTATGAATTAATGCGGCAACTGCCCGAAGGATGGCAGGCGCTCACCTGGATCGACGAACTCGGCGACTTCTCCCGTCTGCTCCAGCAGCAGCGGATCATGATGTATTTCGCGCTCTCCTTCATCATCCTCGTGTCAGCCTTTTCGATGATGGCGGTGATGTTCACCGTGACGATCCAGAAGCGCCGCGAGATCGGCGTGATGAAGGCGCTCGGTGCCGCACCGGGCCAGATCATCCGGGTCTTCGTGCACCAGGGCATGATCCTCGGCTTCGTCGGTGCGCTGCTGGGAACCGGGCTCGGGCTGCTGGTCATCGAATACCGCGGCAATTTGCAGGCGGTCCTCCGCCAATTCGGCTATGACCCCTTCGCGAAGGCATTCCTTGGCTTCGACGTGTTGCCCGCTCACCTGGTGCCGATGGAAATCCTGATCGTGGCGGTCGCTGCCTTCGTCCTGTGCTCGGTCGCGGCCTTCGTGCCGGCCTTTTTCGCCTCCCGGAGCGATGCGGCTAAGTCCCTGCGGAACCTCTAA
- a CDS encoding response regulator transcription factor yields the protein MSIRVGIVEDNRGVRETWAKLVAAEPGLECVGSFVNGEDALASFPGSPPDVVLMDIRLPGMTGIECTARLKALLPQTQILVVTVYTDNEYLFDALKAGASGYLLKCTNREELAHSIRDVAAGGAPMSGSIARRVIEAFHRPAPAHPTAGALSPREKEILGLLAQGLVAKDVARRIDLSYQTVRVHLRNIYEKLHVHSRDEAVAKYLQGGLTDGRRRE from the coding sequence ATGAGCATCCGCGTTGGCATTGTGGAGGATAACCGGGGCGTGCGCGAGACGTGGGCGAAGCTGGTCGCAGCCGAGCCGGGTCTTGAGTGCGTCGGGTCCTTCGTCAACGGAGAGGATGCCCTCGCCAGCTTTCCCGGCTCCCCTCCGGATGTGGTGCTGATGGACATCCGCCTGCCGGGCATGACCGGCATCGAGTGCACCGCCCGCCTCAAGGCATTGCTGCCCCAGACGCAGATCCTCGTGGTCACGGTCTACACCGACAACGAATATCTCTTCGACGCGCTGAAGGCCGGGGCCAGCGGCTACCTGCTCAAATGCACGAACCGTGAAGAACTGGCCCACTCCATCCGCGACGTGGCGGCTGGCGGCGCGCCAATGAGTGGCAGCATCGCCCGGCGGGTGATCGAGGCATTTCACCGGCCGGCTCCCGCCCATCCCACGGCGGGCGCGCTGAGCCCACGCGAGAAGGAAATCCTCGGCCTGCTGGCCCAAGGGCTGGTGGCCAAGGACGTCGCCCGCCGGATTGATCTGAGTTATCAGACGGTGCGCGTCCATCTCCGGAACATCTACGAGAAGCTTCATGTCCACTCGCGCGACGAAGCGGTGGCCAAATACTTGCAAGGCGGCTTGACCGACGGCCGACGCCGGGAGTGA
- a CDS encoding beta strand repeat-containing protein: protein MNSSYSRDLLTSVAASLLVVSAANAIVTTQTYQDGNSLNTWNSGDTNWDAGVVWTDDNDAVFGGTGEAITVGTVSAHNLTFDSAGYSLGGGTLTLTGTTPTTTANADATINSTVAGSAGLAKAGVGVLTLGGSNSYTGTTSIDGGVLSVTTLAANGGNSGIGAGTDVTLNGGTLRYTGGNNGSDAGAKFNRNISVGASGGTLDLAGTGFLFYGGSVSGSGALKVIDSSGDASNRQLLVSGNSAGFTGNLEIGNGSANSGWVQYRSNAASPFGSGTITVLTGGVLSADNGTTGPTLLTNPILLSGGTLMAQSSNTNFSNTVTAVTGTTSNFQTLANANLQVGGALLGDGTLQKNGGVYSVQLSGDNSGFAGTYRHTADGATILYTANSGSAAAVWDIPTGSVASARFIAGGANLTYKLGALSGATGRLETLAGSGNSIFEIGALNTDTTFAGAVQNAAADTTLGITKVGTGTLTLEGTTPYTGITTVSAGRLRFNFAGNSLGSVEVINHSEVYFYRGGNGGTVVSSKLSGSGTWIVDGPGGGPDQWSNRVILAGVASDHTAAIRVINGGKLWSQPTSTHNPIGDTANVDIESAALFNLYGPFAAKETIGALTGSGTVDFSDGGGGKALTLEVGGGDKSGSFSGTIQNTGTSSGPTVLSISKTGTGTQVLDGTNTYGGTTTVNGGTLELGFNGSLRFSPGANGIVNGISGTGAVVLNGVLEINLANADLTDGNSWLLVDVDSLTESYGGDFLVANFSEISPGVWELEDGANTWTFKEAFGTLELAVNDPYLAWTNAEFLGETNPDITGSDADPDGDGVTNGIEFLTGSTPDDSSSHNAPVITRNGSGDLVVTFQRADAAEAYEVAIEHSTTLQAPWTSIIVPNDAIAGPPVTVVDNGTAPDDITVVIAAGDDPRKFARVKIAIPAAP, encoded by the coding sequence ATGAATTCCTCCTATTCCCGAGATCTTCTCACCTCCGTTGCGGCCAGTTTGCTCGTGGTGAGCGCGGCGAATGCCATCGTGACCACGCAGACTTATCAAGATGGCAACAGTCTCAACACCTGGAACTCCGGTGATACCAACTGGGATGCCGGGGTAGTCTGGACTGACGACAATGACGCCGTCTTCGGCGGGACCGGCGAGGCCATCACCGTCGGCACGGTGAGCGCCCACAACCTCACCTTCGACTCCGCCGGCTACAGCCTCGGTGGCGGCACGCTCACGCTGACCGGCACCACGCCGACCACTACCGCCAATGCCGACGCGACGATCAACTCCACCGTCGCCGGCTCGGCAGGCTTGGCCAAGGCGGGCGTGGGCGTGTTGACCCTCGGCGGCAGCAACTCTTACACCGGCACCACCAGCATCGACGGCGGGGTGCTCAGCGTGACCACCCTCGCCGCCAATGGCGGCAACTCCGGCATCGGCGCGGGAACGGATGTGACCTTGAACGGCGGCACGCTGCGCTACACCGGCGGCAACAACGGCAGCGACGCGGGAGCCAAGTTCAACCGCAATATCAGCGTCGGCGCCAGCGGCGGCACCCTCGATCTTGCAGGCACGGGCTTCCTGTTCTACGGCGGCTCGGTTTCCGGCAGCGGGGCGCTCAAGGTGATCGACAGCAGCGGCGACGCCAGCAACCGCCAGTTGCTTGTATCCGGGAACAGCGCGGGCTTCACCGGCAACTTGGAGATCGGCAATGGCTCGGCCAACAGCGGCTGGGTGCAATATCGCTCGAATGCGGCGAGCCCCTTCGGCAGCGGCACCATCACTGTGCTCACCGGCGGAGTCCTGTCTGCAGACAATGGAACCACCGGGCCCACCCTCTTGACGAACCCGATCCTGCTGAGCGGCGGCACTTTGATGGCCCAATCGTCCAACACCAACTTCAGCAACACGGTCACCGCGGTCACCGGGACCACCTCGAATTTCCAGACGCTCGCCAACGCCAACCTGCAGGTCGGCGGAGCCCTCCTCGGCGATGGCACATTGCAGAAAAACGGCGGCGTTTACTCCGTGCAGTTGTCCGGCGATAACAGTGGGTTCGCCGGTACCTACCGCCACACCGCCGACGGTGCCACCATCCTCTACACGGCGAATTCGGGCAGTGCCGCCGCGGTCTGGGACATCCCGACGGGCAGCGTCGCCAGCGCACGATTCATAGCAGGTGGGGCGAACCTGACCTACAAGCTCGGGGCCTTGTCCGGGGCCACCGGGCGGCTTGAAACGCTCGCCGGCTCGGGCAATTCGATCTTCGAGATCGGCGCGCTGAACACGGACACCACGTTTGCCGGCGCGGTTCAGAATGCCGCCGCCGACACCACTCTGGGCATCACCAAGGTGGGCACCGGCACACTCACGCTGGAGGGCACGACGCCCTACACCGGCATCACCACCGTCAGTGCCGGCCGGTTGCGTTTCAACTTCGCGGGCAACTCGCTCGGCAGCGTGGAAGTCATCAATCACTCGGAGGTCTATTTCTACCGCGGCGGGAACGGCGGGACCGTTGTCTCCAGCAAACTCAGCGGCAGCGGTACTTGGATCGTGGATGGTCCCGGAGGCGGGCCTGACCAATGGTCCAACCGCGTGATCCTGGCCGGTGTCGCCAGCGACCATACCGCCGCTATCCGTGTGATCAACGGCGGCAAACTCTGGTCGCAACCGACTTCCACTCATAATCCGATCGGCGACACCGCGAATGTCGATATCGAGTCGGCCGCGCTATTCAACCTGTATGGTCCTTTCGCCGCGAAGGAGACCATCGGCGCGTTGACCGGCAGCGGCACCGTGGACTTCTCCGACGGTGGTGGCGGCAAGGCGCTCACGCTGGAAGTCGGGGGCGGCGACAAGAGCGGCAGCTTCAGCGGCACGATCCAGAACACCGGCACCTCGAGTGGACCGACCGTTCTTTCGATTTCGAAGACCGGCACCGGCACCCAGGTGCTTGACGGCACCAACACCTACGGCGGCACCACCACGGTGAATGGCGGCACCCTGGAACTCGGCTTCAATGGTAGCCTGCGCTTCTCGCCGGGCGCCAACGGGATCGTCAACGGCATCTCCGGCACCGGCGCAGTCGTCCTCAACGGCGTCCTCGAGATCAACCTCGCGAATGCCGACCTCACCGACGGCAACTCGTGGCTGCTGGTCGATGTGGACAGCCTCACCGAATCCTACGGCGGGGACTTCCTGGTCGCCAACTTCAGCGAGATCTCTCCCGGCGTGTGGGAACTGGAAGACGGTGCCAACACGTGGACCTTCAAGGAGGCCTTCGGCACCCTCGAGCTGGCCGTCAACGACCCCTATCTGGCGTGGACCAACGCTGAGTTCCTGGGTGAAACAAACCCGGACATCACCGGCTCCGATGCCGATCCCGATGGAGACGGTGTGACCAATGGCATCGAGTTCCTGACCGGCAGCACCCCGGATGACAGCTCGTCGCACAACGCTCCCGTCATCACCCGCAATGGTAGCGGCGATCTGGTCGTCACCTTCCAGCGGGCCGATGCGGCGGAGGCTTACGAAGTAGCTATCGAGCACAGCACGACCCTGCAGGCGCCGTGGACCTCGATCATCGTTCCGAATGATGCCATCGCCGGCCCGCCGGTGACGGTGGTCGATAACGGAACGGCCCCGGACGACATCACCGTGGTGATCGCTGCCGGCGACGATCCGCGCAAGTTCGCGCGGGTCAAAATCGCGATCCCCGCCGCTCCTTGA
- a CDS encoding sigma-70 family RNA polymerase sigma factor, whose translation MDSKNDSSLDLYLREIARTPLLTVAEENQLAARIHRGEADARAHMIRANLRLVVKIARDYSGYGVPINDLISEGNLGLMIAVDRFDPEKGGKFSTYGAWWIKHSIKRALANQSKTIRLPIHTADKIARMRRIESMLTEALGREPTDEELAEELGLSRQKIALLKQSSQRPSSLDAPVAGDEGKVHGEIVADEAAADPGEVLASKDLHAQLDDMLAVLNERERTIIDRRFGLRGLKPMLLEDVGREFGVSRERIRQLQNVALKKMKRVLAEKDRPAPSSFPAGGHAIRF comes from the coding sequence ATGGACTCGAAAAACGACAGCAGCCTCGACCTCTATCTCCGCGAGATCGCCCGCACGCCGCTCCTCACCGTGGCGGAGGAAAACCAGCTTGCGGCGCGTATTCACCGCGGTGAGGCGGACGCACGTGCGCACATGATCCGGGCAAACCTGCGGCTGGTGGTGAAGATCGCCCGCGACTACTCCGGCTATGGCGTCCCGATCAACGATCTGATTTCCGAGGGAAACCTCGGGCTGATGATCGCGGTCGACCGCTTCGACCCGGAAAAAGGCGGCAAGTTTTCCACCTACGGCGCGTGGTGGATCAAGCATTCGATCAAGCGTGCACTGGCGAACCAGTCGAAGACCATCCGCCTGCCGATCCACACGGCCGACAAGATCGCCCGCATGCGGCGGATCGAGTCGATGCTGACGGAAGCGCTCGGTCGCGAACCGACCGACGAGGAACTCGCCGAAGAACTCGGCCTTTCCCGCCAGAAGATCGCCCTCCTCAAACAGAGTTCGCAGCGCCCGAGCTCGCTCGATGCTCCGGTGGCCGGCGATGAGGGGAAGGTCCACGGCGAAATTGTGGCGGACGAGGCCGCCGCAGATCCTGGCGAGGTTCTGGCCAGCAAGGATCTCCACGCCCAGCTCGATGACATGCTCGCCGTGCTCAACGAGCGCGAGCGCACCATCATCGACCGTCGCTTCGGCCTGCGCGGCCTGAAGCCCATGCTCCTAGAAGACGTTGGCCGCGAGTTCGGCGTGTCCCGCGAGCGGATTCGCCAACTTCAGAACGTGGCGTTGAAGAAGATGAAGCGGGTGCTCGCGGAAAAGGACAGGCCCGCTCCTTCCTCCTTCCCCGCAGGAGGCCACGCGATTCGCTTCTAG